From Sulfitobacter sp. HNIBRBA3233, a single genomic window includes:
- a CDS encoding [protein-PII] uridylyltransferase, translating into MQDVPDLNAEEATAPRLVALPFEIFDAPAIAAKIEALAKTDSGASELRKGVLELLRDAQRDARSIIAERFAQSPFDAAAMTSSYTYLTDCLVKTVLDFTATHIAPPRSAAEGKSLCIIAVGGYGRGEMAPFSDVDLLFLTRDKITPWAEQLIEAMLYVLWDLKLKVGHSSRTIRDCVKLGADDFTIQTALLEHRYVCGNTALALDLDRTLKKDLFSGSGRDFIEAKLAERDSRHIKQGQRYVVEPNVKEGKGGLRDLQSLFWIAKYIHGVEHSADLVPEGVFRMDEYETFKAAENFLWAVRGHLHLLTNRPTEQLTFDMQVQVAEAMRYEDRGGRRAVEVFMQAYFRHATAVGDLTRIFLTKLEDMHVKSEPLLEKFFRRKPRIKNGYVVVHNRIAIDDDSTFLSDPLNLLRIFEEALRTGMLIHPDAMRTVKANLHLIDDTLRTTPEAQRIFLDLLLKHGNPERALRRMNELGVLAAFIPEFEPIVAMMQFNMYHSYTVDEHTIQTIAHLAMIEKGELEEELPVASSILQQGVNRRVLYIALLLHDIGKGREEDHSVLGAQIARKVAPRLGLKQDEVDTVEWLVRYHLLMSDMAQKRDIADPRTVRDFAKAVQTVRRLDLLCVLTVCDIRGVGPDTWNNWKAALIRALYRQTKRGLQTGLEDINRSNRGAEAKKALRKALPDWPKKVLKAETDRHYPPYWQGLHVTAHVAFAEMLRDMTEDAIRIDLFPDKDRDATRACFVMADHPGIFARLAGALALVGANVVDARSYTTKDGYVTDAFWIQDSEGNAYEASKLPRLRQMIERTLHGEVVARDALKSRDKVKKREKAFRVPTSITFDNDGSDIYTIIEVDTRDRPGLLYDLARVLADSNVYIANAVIATYGAQVVDTFYVKDMFGLKYYSESKQRALERNLREAILKGVERAAEG; encoded by the coding sequence GTGCAAGACGTTCCAGACCTGAATGCAGAAGAAGCGACAGCGCCACGCCTTGTGGCGCTGCCGTTCGAAATTTTCGACGCCCCCGCGATCGCCGCGAAAATCGAGGCGCTGGCCAAGACCGACAGCGGGGCCTCCGAGCTGCGCAAAGGAGTGCTGGAGCTGCTGCGCGACGCCCAGCGCGACGCCAGGAGCATCATCGCCGAACGGTTCGCGCAAAGCCCGTTCGACGCGGCGGCGATGACATCGTCCTATACCTACCTGACAGATTGTCTGGTCAAGACCGTGCTCGACTTCACGGCCACGCATATTGCCCCGCCCCGGTCCGCCGCTGAGGGTAAATCCCTGTGTATCATCGCTGTCGGAGGCTACGGCCGCGGCGAGATGGCGCCGTTTTCGGACGTGGATCTGTTGTTCCTGACGCGGGACAAGATCACGCCCTGGGCAGAGCAGCTGATCGAGGCGATGCTCTACGTTCTGTGGGATCTGAAGCTGAAGGTCGGCCACTCCAGCCGCACGATCCGCGACTGCGTCAAGCTGGGCGCGGACGATTTCACCATCCAGACCGCGCTTCTGGAACACCGCTATGTCTGCGGCAACACGGCGCTGGCGCTCGACCTCGACAGGACATTGAAGAAAGACCTGTTTTCCGGCTCGGGCCGCGATTTCATCGAGGCGAAACTGGCCGAACGCGACAGCCGCCACATCAAGCAGGGCCAGCGCTATGTGGTGGAGCCGAACGTCAAGGAAGGCAAAGGCGGCCTGCGCGATCTGCAATCGCTGTTCTGGATCGCCAAATACATCCATGGTGTCGAACATTCCGCCGACCTCGTCCCCGAAGGGGTCTTCCGGATGGACGAGTACGAAACCTTCAAGGCAGCCGAGAATTTTCTCTGGGCGGTGCGCGGTCATCTCCATCTGCTGACCAACCGGCCCACGGAACAGCTGACGTTCGACATGCAGGTACAGGTCGCCGAGGCCATGCGCTACGAGGATCGCGGCGGCCGCCGCGCGGTCGAAGTGTTCATGCAGGCCTATTTCCGGCACGCGACGGCCGTGGGCGATCTGACCCGCATCTTCCTGACCAAACTCGAGGATATGCACGTCAAGTCCGAGCCGCTTCTTGAAAAGTTCTTCCGCCGCAAACCACGGATCAAGAACGGCTATGTCGTGGTGCACAACCGCATCGCGATCGACGACGATTCCACCTTCCTCAGTGATCCGCTGAACCTGCTGCGCATTTTCGAGGAAGCGCTTCGCACGGGCATGCTGATCCATCCCGACGCCATGCGGACGGTCAAGGCGAACCTCCACCTGATCGACGACACCCTGCGCACCACGCCTGAGGCGCAACGCATCTTTCTGGATCTGCTGCTCAAGCACGGCAACCCCGAACGCGCGCTCAGGCGCATGAACGAATTGGGCGTGCTGGCCGCTTTCATCCCCGAGTTCGAGCCGATCGTGGCGATGATGCAGTTCAACATGTACCACAGCTACACGGTGGACGAGCATACCATCCAGACCATCGCCCACCTCGCGATGATCGAGAAAGGCGAGCTGGAGGAAGAACTGCCCGTTGCGTCTTCGATCCTGCAACAGGGCGTGAACCGGCGTGTTCTTTATATCGCGCTGCTGCTGCACGACATCGGCAAGGGACGGGAAGAGGACCATTCCGTCCTCGGGGCCCAGATCGCGCGCAAGGTGGCCCCGCGGCTGGGTCTGAAACAGGACGAGGTCGATACAGTCGAATGGCTGGTGCGGTACCACCTGCTGATGTCGGACATGGCGCAGAAACGCGACATCGCCGATCCGCGCACCGTGCGGGACTTTGCCAAGGCGGTGCAGACGGTGCGCCGGCTTGATCTGCTGTGCGTTCTGACCGTATGCGACATCCGCGGTGTTGGCCCCGATACATGGAACAACTGGAAAGCGGCGCTGATCCGCGCGCTCTACCGCCAGACGAAACGCGGGCTTCAGACCGGGCTGGAAGACATCAACCGCTCCAACCGCGGCGCCGAGGCGAAAAAGGCGCTGCGCAAGGCGCTGCCTGACTGGCCCAAAAAGGTTCTCAAGGCCGAGACCGACCGCCACTATCCGCCGTACTGGCAGGGGCTGCACGTCACGGCACATGTCGCATTCGCCGAAATGCTGCGCGACATGACCGAGGACGCGATCCGGATCGACCTGTTTCCCGACAAGGACCGCGATGCGACCCGCGCCTGTTTTGTCATGGCCGACCATCCCGGCATCTTCGCCCGGCTCGCCGGCGCGCTGGCGCTTGTCGGGGCCAATGTGGTGGACGCGCGCAGCTATACCACCAAGGACGGTTATGTCACCGATGCCTTCTGGATTCAGGATTCCGAAGGCAATGCCTACGAGGCCAGCAAGCTGCCACGCCTGCGCCAGATGATCGAGCGGACCCTCCACGGAGAGGTCGTCGCCCGCGATGCGCTGAAATCGCGCGACAAGGTCAAGAAGCGCGAAAAGGCCTTCCGCGTGCCCACGTCGATCACCTTCGACAACGATGGCTCCGATATCTACACGATCATCGAGGTGGATACCCGCGACAGGCCCGGACTTCTCTACGATCTGGCACGGGTGCTGGCGGATTCCAACGTCTACATCGCCAACGCGGTCATCGCGACCTATGGCGCACAGGTGGTCGATACCTTCTACGTGAAGGATATGTTCGGGCTGAAATACTACTCCGAAAGCAAGCAGCGGGCGCTGGAACGGAATTTGCGCGAAGCTATCCTGAAAGGTGTAGAGCGCGCCGCCGAGGGCTGA
- a CDS encoding NAD(P)H-binding protein, translated as MTSLRILLTGATGTAGRATLDALVAAGHVVVTLGRSDPGSGGDHRRCDIRDARSLREDGLRGQRFDAVVSCLASRSGAPQDAWEIDYAAQLNLLNAAEEAGIAQFVLLSAICVQKPKLAFQEAKLAFEAALERSEIVHSIVRPTAYFKSLSGQVERVRAGKPFLVFGDGQLTACKPISDRDLGRFIASCVTDSDKRNAVLPIGGPGPAITPMEQAQALCAALGRPLRVRRVPVRMIDMIAAGLGLAGGLHKPWAQKAELARIGRYYATESMLVWDAVRQCYDAAATPETGSDTLFDHYAALAAGAAPEHLGAHRVF; from the coding sequence ATGACATCTTTGCGGATCCTTCTGACCGGTGCCACGGGCACTGCGGGGCGTGCCACGCTGGATGCGCTGGTCGCTGCGGGGCATGTGGTTGTCACGCTGGGCCGCAGCGATCCCGGCAGCGGTGGCGACCATCGCCGCTGCGACATCCGCGATGCGCGGTCGCTGCGCGAGGACGGCTTGCGCGGGCAGCGGTTTGACGCGGTGGTCAGTTGCCTTGCCTCGCGCAGCGGCGCGCCGCAGGACGCGTGGGAAATCGACTATGCCGCGCAGCTTAATCTGCTCAACGCCGCAGAAGAGGCGGGGATCGCGCAGTTCGTCCTGCTCTCGGCGATCTGTGTCCAGAAACCGAAACTGGCTTTTCAGGAGGCAAAGCTGGCCTTCGAGGCGGCGCTGGAGCGGTCCGAAATCGTGCACTCCATCGTGCGGCCCACGGCGTACTTCAAATCGCTGTCCGGGCAGGTGGAGCGGGTGCGGGCAGGCAAACCGTTTCTGGTATTCGGGGACGGGCAACTGACGGCGTGCAAGCCGATCAGCGACCGCGATCTGGGCCGTTTCATCGCGTCCTGCGTCACCGACAGCGACAAGCGCAACGCCGTGCTGCCCATTGGCGGACCGGGGCCTGCGATCACACCGATGGAGCAGGCGCAGGCCCTGTGCGCCGCGCTGGGCCGCCCGCTGCGGGTGCGGCGAGTGCCGGTGCGGATGATCGACATGATCGCAGCCGGTCTGGGGCTGGCGGGGGGGCTGCACAAACCATGGGCGCAAAAGGCCGAACTGGCGCGGATCGGACGGTATTACGCCACTGAATCGATGCTGGTCTGGGATGCGGTGCGCCAGTGCTACGACGCCGCGGCAACCCCCGAGACCGGCAGTGACACGCTGTTCGATCACTATGCGGCACTCGCTGCCGGTGCCGCACCAGAGCATTTGGGCGCGCACCGGGTTTTCTGA
- a CDS encoding MFS transporter, with product MDLTRNIATLPWYRFCDSLLFWQAMWFLYFQQSLSGAEAIVLYAVYDISVTVLEVPSGYFSDRLGRKPTLLLSALCGMLGCLTLALGGSFLAFAAGQALIGAAAAFRSGTDSSLMYESLDAAGRAGEIEAQEVRLLRYSLAGFALSAFAGGVLALWMPVLPFYATALAFAAALFLAARLVEPPKAVRGRDATLAGLRSLRRSFGNPVLQWLFALAVVMYGFSHLPFVFGQPFIREALDGIGLAAEAPLVSGGVSSVMMLVSVAVSLVALSVRKTIGLPATLLVAFAMQIALVGALTLSTAVVVIAVLVLRMVPDALASPFIVARIQPLLSGDSRATYLSLQSLAGKLLFSSTLLFAASGAQSAGLLPAEDLQRILGWYALAGLGCLVALGLAARSVPVEDSLR from the coding sequence ATGGATCTGACCCGAAACATCGCCACGCTGCCGTGGTATCGCTTCTGCGACAGCCTTCTATTCTGGCAGGCGATGTGGTTCCTGTATTTCCAGCAAAGCCTTTCGGGCGCAGAGGCCATCGTTCTCTATGCGGTTTACGACATTTCCGTCACCGTGCTTGAGGTGCCCTCAGGCTATTTTTCGGACCGTCTGGGCCGCAAGCCGACGCTGCTGTTGTCCGCGCTCTGCGGTATGCTGGGGTGCCTGACGCTGGCGCTCGGCGGCAGCTTTCTGGCTTTCGCGGCGGGCCAGGCGCTGATCGGTGCCGCTGCGGCTTTCCGGTCGGGCACGGACAGTTCGCTGATGTACGAATCCCTCGATGCGGCGGGCAGAGCCGGTGAAATCGAGGCACAGGAGGTCCGCCTTCTGCGGTACTCGCTGGCGGGGTTTGCCTTGTCGGCCTTTGCGGGCGGGGTGTTGGCGCTGTGGATGCCGGTCTTGCCCTTCTATGCTACCGCGCTGGCGTTTGCGGCGGCCCTTTTCCTTGCCGCGCGGCTGGTCGAGCCGCCGAAGGCGGTGCGCGGGCGCGACGCGACGCTGGCGGGCCTGCGGTCGCTGCGCCGCAGCTTTGGCAATCCGGTTCTGCAATGGCTCTTCGCGCTGGCAGTCGTGATGTACGGGTTCAGCCACCTTCCCTTCGTCTTCGGCCAGCCGTTTATCCGCGAGGCGCTGGACGGGATTGGCCTCGCCGCCGAAGCACCGCTGGTGTCGGGCGGTGTGTCGAGCGTGATGATGCTGGTATCGGTGGCCGTCTCGCTGGTGGCGCTTTCGGTGCGCAAGACCATCGGCCTGCCCGCGACCCTGCTTGTGGCCTTCGCGATGCAGATCGCACTCGTGGGCGCGCTTACCCTGTCGACGGCGGTGGTGGTGATCGCTGTGCTGGTGCTGCGCATGGTCCCTGACGCTTTGGCAAGCCCGTTCATCGTGGCGCGCATCCAGCCGCTTCTGTCAGGGGACAGCCGCGCGACGTATCTTTCCCTCCAGAGCCTTGCGGGAAAGCTGCTGTTCTCATCCACGCTGCTGTTTGCCGCCTCGGGCGCACAGTCGGCGGGGCTGCTTCCGGCCGAAGATCTCCAGCGGATCCTTGGCTGGTACGCGCTTGCCGGTCTGGGCTGTCTTGTCGCGCTCGGCCTTGCAGCGCGCAGCGTTCCGGTCGAGGATAGCTTGCGATGA
- the murJ gene encoding murein biosynthesis integral membrane protein MurJ, whose protein sequence is MKPIRLLSGFFTVGLWTLLSRVLGFVREVMILSLIGPGPVMDAFVAAFRLPNMFRRFFAEGAFNAAFVPMFSKRLEAQGDPLDFAKTALSGLFFVVLVLTGLGMVFMPGLVWLTAEGFAGDARFDLTVGYGRIVFPYILFMSLSALFSGILNATGRFAVAAAAPVLLNIFVISALTFAALTDSAAIDWLVWSIPLAGIAQLALTWRAAAAAGFPLRPARPRWTPEMRSLVTIALPAALASGVMQINLVVGQLVASQYDKAVSWLFAADRLYQLPLGVVGIAIGIVLLPDLSRRLAAGDDSGARHALSRAAEVSMALTLPSAVALLVIPLTLVSVLFERGASGVDDTAAIATAVMIYALGLPAFVLQKLVQPLYFAREDTRRPFYFALVAMIVNAGLAFGLAPVVGWLAPAIATTIAAWVMYALLTIGARGFGDAVRMDDRFRRRIWRIIAAAAIMGVVLWFFNVQLNTLLALPWWRGLGLLILMVIAAVSYFGVGQMIGAFRLQEFRANMRRGGKG, encoded by the coding sequence ATGAAACCCATCCGCCTGCTGAGCGGCTTCTTCACCGTGGGCCTCTGGACCCTTCTCAGCCGCGTCCTGGGTTTCGTCCGCGAAGTGATGATCCTGTCGCTGATCGGGCCCGGGCCGGTCATGGATGCCTTTGTGGCCGCCTTCCGCCTGCCCAACATGTTCCGCCGTTTCTTTGCCGAAGGCGCCTTCAACGCGGCATTCGTCCCGATGTTCTCGAAACGGCTCGAGGCGCAGGGCGATCCGCTGGACTTTGCGAAAACGGCGCTGTCCGGGCTGTTCTTTGTGGTGCTGGTGCTGACCGGTCTGGGCATGGTCTTCATGCCCGGTCTGGTCTGGCTTACCGCCGAAGGCTTTGCGGGCGATGCCCGGTTCGATCTGACGGTGGGATACGGGCGCATCGTGTTTCCCTATATCCTGTTCATGTCGCTCTCGGCCCTGTTTTCCGGCATCCTGAACGCAACCGGCCGGTTCGCGGTGGCGGCTGCGGCGCCGGTCCTGCTCAACATCTTTGTCATCTCGGCTCTGACATTTGCCGCGCTGACCGACAGCGCGGCCATTGACTGGCTGGTCTGGTCGATCCCGCTGGCCGGTATCGCGCAGCTGGCGCTCACCTGGCGGGCCGCTGCGGCTGCCGGTTTTCCGCTGCGCCCCGCCCGTCCGCGCTGGACGCCCGAAATGCGCAGCCTTGTCACTATCGCGCTGCCCGCGGCCTTGGCGTCGGGCGTGATGCAGATCAACCTCGTGGTCGGACAACTGGTCGCCTCGCAATATGACAAGGCGGTAAGCTGGCTCTTTGCTGCCGACCGGCTGTACCAGCTGCCGCTGGGCGTTGTGGGCATCGCCATCGGGATCGTACTGCTGCCGGATCTGTCGCGGCGTCTGGCCGCCGGTGACGACAGCGGCGCGCGCCATGCGCTCAGCCGTGCGGCAGAGGTGTCCATGGCACTGACGCTCCCCTCTGCCGTGGCCCTTCTGGTGATCCCGCTGACGCTGGTATCGGTGCTGTTCGAGCGTGGCGCATCCGGTGTCGACGATACCGCCGCCATCGCCACTGCCGTGATGATCTACGCGCTGGGGCTGCCGGCCTTTGTGCTGCAAAAACTGGTCCAGCCGCTCTATTTCGCGCGCGAGGACACCCGCCGCCCGTTCTATTTCGCCCTCGTGGCGATGATCGTGAACGCGGGCCTTGCCTTTGGTCTGGCGCCTGTCGTCGGCTGGCTGGCCCCCGCCATCGCCACCACCATCGCGGCGTGGGTGATGTACGCGCTTCTGACCATAGGCGCGCGCGGTTTCGGCGATGCGGTGCGGATGGACGACAGATTCCGCCGCCGCATCTGGCGGATCATCGCGGCGGCCGCAATCATGGGCGTGGTTCTGTGGTTCTTCAACGTGCAGCTCAACACGCTTCTGGCGCTGCCGTGGTGGCGCGGTCTCGGTCTGCTGATCCTCATGGTGATCGCCGCTGTCAGCTACTTTGGCGTCGGCCAGATGATCGGCGCCTTCCGCCTGCAGGAGTTTCGCGCGAACATGCGGCGCGGCGGCAAGGGCTGA